A single genomic interval of Nitratidesulfovibrio sp. SRB-5 harbors:
- a CDS encoding extracellular solute-binding protein — protein MTKKMLLLLSMITVLLLPCLGNAAPKEFRLLTWKGYAPAELVEKFEKETGYKVQVTYSNNEEMIAKLRATRGGGFDLAQPSQDRISSVQESFGLYQPIDFGRIEAARFIPSMLDAVKKNTLVKGKSYAVPFCWGTDGLIVNRKFAPEAKSFADLLDAKYAGRASYRLKRPTLIAQAFGMGIDPFKLYTDEVAYQKMLDQVEGKLIAAKGVVKNYWTNGDALLESMRSGEVHIAQAWDNGGFKLHAENPDIDFVAPTTGALGWIDTFAIPAKADNADAAYKWINFMMRPENAAVFTNAEDTPTAAVGVGERLKPTFRADFERCYPQQVIDNIKWYPPVPAKLEAMEGKALDRVKAAQ, from the coding sequence ATGACGAAGAAGATGCTGTTGCTGCTGTCGATGATCACGGTGCTGCTGCTGCCCTGCCTGGGCAATGCCGCGCCCAAGGAATTCCGCCTGCTGACCTGGAAGGGGTACGCCCCGGCGGAACTGGTGGAAAAGTTCGAGAAGGAAACCGGCTACAAGGTGCAGGTGACCTATTCGAACAACGAGGAAATGATCGCCAAGCTGCGCGCCACGCGCGGCGGCGGGTTCGACCTTGCCCAGCCCAGCCAGGACCGCATTTCTTCCGTGCAGGAAAGCTTCGGCCTGTACCAGCCCATCGACTTCGGCCGCATCGAGGCAGCCCGGTTCATTCCCTCCATGCTCGACGCGGTGAAGAAGAACACCCTGGTCAAGGGCAAGTCGTACGCCGTGCCGTTCTGCTGGGGCACCGACGGCCTGATCGTGAACCGCAAGTTCGCCCCCGAGGCCAAAAGCTTCGCCGACCTGCTGGACGCCAAGTACGCGGGCCGCGCCAGCTACCGCCTGAAGCGCCCCACCCTCATCGCGCAAGCCTTCGGCATGGGCATCGACCCCTTCAAGCTGTACACCGATGAAGTCGCCTACCAGAAGATGCTGGACCAGGTGGAAGGCAAGCTCATTGCCGCCAAGGGCGTGGTGAAGAACTACTGGACCAACGGCGACGCGCTGCTGGAATCCATGCGTTCGGGCGAAGTGCATATCGCCCAGGCCTGGGACAACGGCGGCTTCAAGCTGCACGCCGAAAATCCCGACATCGACTTTGTTGCGCCCACCACCGGCGCGCTGGGCTGGATCGACACCTTCGCCATCCCCGCCAAGGCCGACAATGCGGACGCCGCGTACAAGTGGATCAACTTCATGATGCGGCCCGAAAACGCGGCCGTGTTCACCAACGCCGAAGACACCCCCACCGCCGCCGTGGGCGTGGGCGAACGTCTGAAGCCCACCTTCCGCGCCGACTTCGAACGCTGCTACCCGCAGCAGGTCATCGACAACATCAAGTGGTACCCGCCCGTG